CCTTAAATCAGTGCCAAGCTTTTTACCAAGTTTTGTTTCATCTGCTACATAATCAAGTATATCATCTACCATTTGAAAAGCTATACCTATGTTGTTACCAAATTCAGTTAGTGCTTGAAGTTTATCATCTGGTAGTTCGGCTAAGATTCCTGCTATTCTACAGGCAGTGCGAATCAATCCTGCTGTTTTTCCTGTTATGATCTTTATGTATTCTTCAAAAGTTATGGTGGGATCTCCTGCTTTCATAAGCTGAAGAATTTCTCCTTCAGCCATCTGAGATGTTGCCATAGATAGAGCTTCCATTATTGGAAAACTCTCCTGTGTCACTGAGATATGCAATGCCTTTGCATAAAGATAATCACCAAGTAACACAGTAACCTGATTTCCCCATATCTTGTTAGCAGAAGCCTTCCCTCTTCTGAGTTCAGCTTCATCAACAACATCATCGTGAAGAAGACTTGCTGTGTGAAGTGCCTCAATCACTGCAGCCATAATCACTCTTTTGTACTCTTTATAACCCACGAGATCAGCACTTAAAAGTAAGAATAGTGGACGAATCCTCTTGCCACCTGAGTTTACAATGTATGCTCCTATGGTGGGAATTAATGCAGCTTCAGATTTAAATATGTTAAGAAGTTCTCTTTCTACCTGTTTTAATTCATCTTCGTATTGTTTGAATATGTCCTGAAAATTCAAAGTTTAAACCTCAACTCTTCAGGTTTAAACACTCCTTTTTCAGTAACTATTGCTGTTACATAGTTTGCAGGAGTTACATCAAAGGCAAAATTGATTACCTTCACCCCTTCTGGAGCAATTCTTACGCCTTTTATGTTTGTTACCTCTTCTGA
Above is a genomic segment from Thermodesulfovibrio aggregans containing:
- a CDS encoding polyprenyl synthetase family protein produces the protein MNFQDIFKQYEDELKQVERELLNIFKSEAALIPTIGAYIVNSGGKRIRPLFLLLSADLVGYKEYKRVIMAAVIEALHTASLLHDDVVDEAELRRGKASANKIWGNQVTVLLGDYLYAKALHISVTQESFPIMEALSMATSQMAEGEILQLMKAGDPTITFEEYIKIITGKTAGLIRTACRIAGILAELPDDKLQALTEFGNNIGIAFQMVDDILDYVADETKLGKKLGTDLREGKITLPLIELIRKAHEKEEIISIIKSDNFSEERLSKILEYLKQYGCIESSMEIVRQFIEKAKKALYIFPDTDERKLLFKLADYITSRNK